From the Ilumatobacteraceae bacterium genome, the window AGACCAACGGCAAGATCGAACGCTTTCACCGAATCCTGCTCGAGGAATGGGCCTACATCCGCGACTGGCACAGCGACGACGAACGCTCAGTCGAGTACGACCACTTCGTGCACTTCTACAATCACCACCGAGCACACGGCGCACTCGGATGGTCAACACCAATCGACACGCTCAAGGACAACGTCCCCGTCATGCACAGCTAGCACGCCGCAATCGGAACTGCGAGCCCGGAGTGGTCGCCGAGCGGCCGGCGGGAGCGACCGACGCCCGACCGGATCAGTACCGGTCGTTGGTGCGCTTCTTCGGCGGCGCCTTGAACGGCGCCTCGATCAGCAGCTCGAAACGAGCGTCGTCCGGCTGATTCTTGTCGTTGAGATTCCGCAGGTAGTTCTTGAGCGCGGCGCGGGCGGGCGCGATGTGATCACCCTTCATCCCGACCGAGCGGGCGAGCGCGTCCTTCGCCTTGGCGACGCGCTCCTTGCGGGCGGCCTTCTCCTCGTCGGAGTAGTTGCCAGCGGGCTTCTTGGCCTTCGCCTCCTGGCGGGCGATGCGCTCCGCCTCGAGCTCTTTCAACGACTTCTGTTCGGCCATGGCCCAGACCATACCGGGCCGGCAGGTCAGGCAGCCGTTGACGACACGTAGATCGTGCTGGTCGACTCGCCGCCGGTGTAGTGGTTCGGGAACGCGACGACGTGAGCGTCGACGGTGTCGAACACGGCACGCAGCACCTCGACGAAGTCCTCGTTCGGCGAGAACTCGTCGGACCAGAGCGAGAAGACGCCTCCCGGTACGAGTTGGTCGGCCAGCCGTCGGAGGCCGTCGGGTCGATAGAACCCGGCGTGGGCGGCGTGCAGCAGATGGCTCGGCGTGTGATCGATGTCGAGCAGGATCGCGTCGTAGGGCGCGCCGGGCACCCGCCCGTCGAGCCCGGCCTCGACCATGGCGAAGAAGTCGCCGTGCACGAGCGTGCAGCGAGGATCGTCGGCGAGTTCGGAGCCGATCGGGACCAGCCCGCGTTCGTGCCAACCGATCACCGGCGCGAGCGTGTCGATCACATGGACCGAGGCGACCCGGTCGTCGGTCAGGGCCTGCCGGGCCGTGTAGCCAAGTCCGAGCCCACCGACGACGATCCGGAGGTCGTCGCCGTGGGTCGCGGCGAGACCCAGGTCGGCCACCGCTCGCTCGCCGGCGGTGAACAGGCTCGACATCAGGAACTCGTCGCCGAGCTTGACCTCCCAGATGTCGACCTGGAGCGTCGGCTCGAGCCGCCGACGGAGGCTGATGTCGCCCAATGGAGTGATCTGATGGTCGAGTTGCTCGAAAAGGCGGCTCACGGCGCGGCACGCTACCGCTGGTACTCGCATCCGAGCTCGGATCCGAATAGCGTGGACCGCACTCAAGAAACTCGGACTGACCCCGTGGGTACTGCCGAACACCGCAGAACGGAGATCCCGATGAAGCTGACCATGACCGCTGCCATCACCGCCCGATGGGGGCACCGAGTGGACGGTTTGATCCACACGCACGCCTGGACGCTCGAGGCGACCGTGCACGGCGACGAGGACGCACCGATGGTGATGCCGGTCGACGACCTCGAGCTCACGCTGTGTGAGCTGGTCGAACCGTGGGAGAAGCACTACCTCACCCACGAGGACCTCGGCGAGTGGAAGGGTTTCCAGCCGATCGTCTGGGAGCGCGAGCCCACGGTCGAGGAGATCGCCCGCTACCTGTGGCACCAGGTCCGTGAGCGCGTCCCGCAGCTCGAGTCGATCGCGCTCACCGAGAGCACCGAGTTCGACCGCTGCCGCACCGTGCGCCTCGCTGCCTGACCAGGCGGGCCGTCGGCGGCCGGGAGTACGATGCGCCCATGTACGGCGATGACCGCGGAGCGAGGCGACGGCGCCGGTACCTGATCGCGGCGGTCGCCACGCTCGCCGGGTCGGCGTGCAGCAGCGGCGACGACCCCCGGCCGATCGGGGTCGAGGGCTACAGCACGGTGATCGACGGCTTCTTGCCGGCGGTCCCTGCCGACGGCAGCCGGCCGGTCGTGTACGTCGCCCGACTCGGCGACGAGCCGTTCCCGCTCGACGACCAGGTCGCGATGATCGAACTCGTCGAGGAGAGCCACGACCTCCGCTTCGTCGACGACGTCGAGGCAGCGGTCGACGACGAGGACACCGACGCTCCCCCGCGCGACGACGGGCTCCTGATCGGGGTGGGCACCATCTCGGTCTCGGTGCCGCACGTCGTCAGGGTCGAGGTGTACACCACCGCCGGTGCGGTCGATGCACACAAGGTCACCCTCTCGGTCCGCGACGACGTGTGGCGGGTGGACACCAGCGAACCGGTCGACCCGGAGGTGTTCGTCGGT encodes:
- a CDS encoding spermidine synthase, which gives rise to MSRLFEQLDHQITPLGDISLRRRLEPTLQVDIWEVKLGDEFLMSSLFTAGERAVADLGLAATHGDDLRIVVGGLGLGYTARQALTDDRVASVHVIDTLAPVIGWHERGLVPIGSELADDPRCTLVHGDFFAMVEAGLDGRVPGAPYDAILLDIDHTPSHLLHAAHAGFYRPDGLRRLADQLVPGGVFSLWSDEFSPNEDFVEVLRAVFDTVDAHVVAFPNHYTGGESTSTIYVSSTAA
- a CDS encoding 6-carboxytetrahydropterin synthase; protein product: MKLTMTAAITARWGHRVDGLIHTHAWTLEATVHGDEDAPMVMPVDDLELTLCELVEPWEKHYLTHEDLGEWKGFQPIVWEREPTVEEIARYLWHQVRERVPQLESIALTESTEFDRCRTVRLAA